Below is a genomic region from Streptosporangium album.
TCCGACGAGCGGATCCGGGAGCTGTACCCGGACCTTCCGGACGCCGAACGGGCCGGGCTGACGCGTGACCTCGGCGACATCCGCGCCCGCGGATACGGCCTCAACATCGAGGAGACCGAGCAGGGGGTGTCGGCGATCGGCGCCGCCGTGCACAACAGGCAGGGTGGCGCGATCGCCGCGCTGTCGATCGCGATCCCCTCCGCCAGGTTCGGTCCCGACCGGATCGGCCCCTTCGCCCGCGAGCTCCACCGCGCCATCCTGGAGACCGAGCACACCCTCGCGGACCTCCCCGATCTCTGAGATCCCAGCCGGCCCGCCGAGCGCGTCCGCTCCGGTGCTCCGACGGAGCACCTGACCGCCCCCCGCTCAGAGGCCGAGCACCTCCCGCTCGACGTGGTCCAGCGCCAGGCGCACCCCGCCCAGCGCCACGCTCTCATCGCCGAAGGTGGAGAGCGCCACCTCCGGAGCCCTGAGACAGAGCTCGTCAAGGTAGCGCCGGAGCGGCACCAGCAGGACGTCACCGGCTCTCGAGCAGCCGCCGCCGACCACCACGAGGTCGGGGTCGACCGCCAGGACGAGCGCCGAGGCACCGATCGCGAGGTTCCAGGCGAACCGGTCGACCGCCTTCAGCGCCTCGGGGTCGCCCGCCCGCGCCGCCACGAACACCTGGTCGGCGTCGGCGTCCTTCGTCAGCTCGGCGGAGCCGTCCTCCCAGCCCACCTGTCGCAGGGCGCCGATCTCGCCGGCGCCCCCACCCCGGCCACGGTGCAGCCGGCCGGCGATGAGGATGCCCGCTCCCGTCCGGTGCCCGACGAGCAGGTAGACCACGTCGGCGGCGTGCTGCGCGCTGCCCCGCCAGTGCTCGGCGAGCATGGCCAGGTTGGCGTCGTTCTCGGCGAATCCCGGGCAGCCGAGCCACCGCCCGGCGATGCTCGCCAGGTCCACCCCGGTCCAGCCCGGCAGCACGGTGGACAGCGACACCCGTCCGGACCGGTCGACGATGCCGGAGGTGCCGGCGGTGACCGCCCAGACCCGCGTCCGTGGCACACCGGCACGGTCGACGCAGGCCAGTGCGGTCCGCTCCGCCCGTTCCAGCCGCTCCGGCGCCAGGGCGTCGCCGGACACCGTGGCGCGCTCCGTGGCGACGACCTCCCCGTTGAGGTCGGCGAGCGTCGCGAGGATCTTGTTGGCGCCGACGTCCACGCCGAGCACGTGGCCGGCGTCCGCGCGGAAACGGAACCGCCGCGCGGGACGGCCCATCGCGCCCCCGTCAGGCGGGGACTCCTGCACCCAGCCGCGCTCCCCCAGCTCCTCCAGCACCGCCTCGACCGTCTGGCGGGAGAGCCCGGTGATCCGGCCGAGCCGGGTGAGCGTGGTCACCCCCTCACGCCGCAGCGCGCGCAGCGTGGCCTGGGTGTTGACCCGGCGCAGCAGCGAAGGGTCCCCCGGGCGGATCTCAGCCACTTACGAGACCTCGTTTCATAACTGTTACCGGCTCCCCCTATTGACCCCAACAGGTGCTGATCCTAGCATCGGCCGACATATGTTACCTAGTTACATAAGTGGAGGACTGATGGCGCGAGCGGTGACCCTTGCCCTTGTCGGGGCGGGTTCTCGGGGGACCTCCTACGCGCGTCACGCCATCCGGGACGCGTCGGCCGAGGTCGTGGCGGTGGCCGAGCCCCTGGCCGCCCGGCGTTCACGGGCCGCGGCCGAACACCCCGGTGCCACGCTGTACGAGGACTGGCGGGAGCTCGCCCGGCTCCCCCGGCAGGCGGACGCGGTGATCATCGCCACCCAGGACACCGACCACGTCGAGCCCGCGACCAGGTTCGCCGAGCTCGGTTACGACATCCTCCTGGAGAAGCCGATGGCCGTCTCCGAGGAGGACTGCCGCCGGATCGTGGCGACGGCCGAGCGCTCGAAGGTGATCTTCGCGGTCTGCCATGTGATGAGGTACATGCCCTATACCAGGGCGCTGAAGGAGATCATCGACTCCGGGCGGATCGGTGAGATCGTCAGCATCCAGCACCTGGAGCCGGTCGGCTGGTGGCACCAGGCCCACTCCTACGTCCGCGGCAACTGGCGGCGGACCGACGAGTCGACGTTCATGCTGCTCGCCAAGTCATGCCACGACCTCGACTGGCTGGTCCATCTGACCGGCAGGCAGGTCAGCCGGGTGTCCTCTTTCGGCGGGCTCGCGCACTTCCGCGCGGCCGGCCGCCCCGAGGGTGCGACCGACCGCTGCCTCGACTGTCCGGTCGAGGCGGGATGCCCGTACTCGGCCAAGCGCATCTACCTGCCCATGCTCGGTGATCCCGCCGCGGAGGCGTGGCCGCTGTCGGTGCTCACCGACGACGTCACCGAGGCGGGCCTGCTGGAGGCGCTGCGCAACGGCCCCTACGGCCGCTGCGTCTACGGCTGCGACAACGACGTGGTCGACCACCAGGTCGTGAACATGGAGTTCGAGGGAGGCATGACCGCCTCGTTCACCATGACCGCCTTCACCCCCCTGGACTTCCGGCAGACCCGGATCTTCGGGACCCACGGCTCGATCGAGGGAGACGGGGTCCGGCTCATCGTCCACGACTTCGTCGGCGGCGGCACCGAGACGATCGACACCACGGCGGCGGGCGGCGCGTCGGCTGCGGACGGACACGGCGGCGGCGACCGGGGGCTCGTCGAGGCGTTCCTCTCCGCGGTCAGGACCCGCGACCCCCACCAGGTGCTGTCCTCGCCCGGCGAGAGCCTGCACAGCCACCTCATCGCCTGGGCGGCCGAACGCTCACGGCTCAACGGCGAAACCGTCACTCTGGAAGGAAGCCCCCATGAAAGGTAAGAAACTGGCGCTCGGCCTGGCTCTGAGCGTCGCGCTCGGCGGCATGGCCGCCTGCGGTTCCGGCACAGGGACCGGAACCGCGGGCACAGCGGCACCCTCGGCGTCCGGCGGCGGACGCGGGCCGCTCACCTTCGCCAGCGGCAAGTTCGAGGCCGAGGCCACCCAGAAGATCGTCGACGCC
It encodes:
- a CDS encoding Gfo/Idh/MocA family protein, whose translation is MARAVTLALVGAGSRGTSYARHAIRDASAEVVAVAEPLAARRSRAAAEHPGATLYEDWRELARLPRQADAVIIATQDTDHVEPATRFAELGYDILLEKPMAVSEEDCRRIVATAERSKVIFAVCHVMRYMPYTRALKEIIDSGRIGEIVSIQHLEPVGWWHQAHSYVRGNWRRTDESTFMLLAKSCHDLDWLVHLTGRQVSRVSSFGGLAHFRAAGRPEGATDRCLDCPVEAGCPYSAKRIYLPMLGDPAAEAWPLSVLTDDVTEAGLLEALRNGPYGRCVYGCDNDVVDHQVVNMEFEGGMTASFTMTAFTPLDFRQTRIFGTHGSIEGDGVRLIVHDFVGGGTETIDTTAAGGASAADGHGGGDRGLVEAFLSAVRTRDPHQVLSSPGESLHSHLIAWAAERSRLNGETVTLEGSPHER
- a CDS encoding ROK family protein, translated to MAEIRPGDPSLLRRVNTQATLRALRREGVTTLTRLGRITGLSRQTVEAVLEELGERGWVQESPPDGGAMGRPARRFRFRADAGHVLGVDVGANKILATLADLNGEVVATERATVSGDALAPERLERAERTALACVDRAGVPRTRVWAVTAGTSGIVDRSGRVSLSTVLPGWTGVDLASIAGRWLGCPGFAENDANLAMLAEHWRGSAQHAADVVYLLVGHRTGAGILIAGRLHRGRGGGAGEIGALRQVGWEDGSAELTKDADADQVFVAARAGDPEALKAVDRFAWNLAIGASALVLAVDPDLVVVGGGCSRAGDVLLVPLRRYLDELCLRAPEVALSTFGDESVALGGVRLALDHVEREVLGL